One Oceanispirochaeta sp. M1 genomic window carries:
- the nfo gene encoding deoxyribonuclease IV encodes MKYIGAHVSAAGGVKNAPFNAKKIGATAFALFTKNQKQWKAKDLSDEDVNSFKAAMEENGYTSRQVLPHDSYLINLGNKDQEKWDKSVNAFIDELQRVEQLGLTMLNFHPGAHLKQYSEDDCLKRIAQGMNLAASRTESAVMVIENTAGQGSAIGWKFEDLARLIELCEDKSRVGVCLDTCHMFAAGYDIRTTESFEAVFSEFEKTVGFEWLRGMHINDAKSELGSRVDRHHSLGQGNIGWGAFERIAADSRFDGIPLVLETIDDSIWAEEISRLQSFL; translated from the coding sequence ATGAAATATATAGGTGCCCATGTCAGTGCGGCAGGGGGTGTAAAGAATGCTCCCTTTAATGCAAAGAAGATCGGAGCTACCGCCTTTGCTCTTTTCACAAAGAATCAGAAGCAGTGGAAGGCGAAAGATCTGAGTGATGAGGATGTAAACTCATTCAAGGCGGCCATGGAAGAGAACGGATATACTTCCAGGCAGGTCCTTCCCCATGATTCCTACCTTATAAACCTCGGGAATAAAGATCAGGAGAAGTGGGATAAGAGTGTTAATGCTTTTATAGATGAGCTGCAGCGCGTGGAGCAGTTGGGACTGACCATGCTGAACTTTCACCCCGGGGCACATCTGAAACAGTACTCCGAAGATGACTGTCTTAAAAGGATTGCCCAAGGGATGAATCTTGCAGCATCCAGGACTGAATCTGCTGTAATGGTTATAGAGAATACTGCAGGTCAGGGATCAGCCATAGGCTGGAAATTCGAAGACCTTGCAAGACTCATTGAACTCTGCGAAGACAAATCAAGGGTGGGAGTCTGCCTGGATACCTGTCATATGTTTGCAGCGGGCTATGATATCAGGACAACAGAATCTTTCGAGGCCGTATTTTCAGAATTTGAGAAAACTGTAGGATTTGAGTGGCTTCGGGGAATGCATATAAATGATGCCAAATCCGAACTGGGAAGCCGGGTAGACCGGCATCATAGCCTGGGTCAGGGAAATATCGGCTGGGGAGCCTTTGAGCGAATCGCTGCAGATTCCCGCTTTGACGGTATCCCTCTGGTGCTGGAAACCATTGATGATTCTATCTGGGCCGAAGAGATCAGTCGATTGCAGTCATTCCTTTAA
- a CDS encoding sugar phosphate isomerase/epimerase: MGRPVTIFTGQWADIPFNDLCPLIKKIGYDGLEIACWGDHMDVRKASSDKSYVEEKLETLKKNGLKSFALGAHLSGQCVGDYNDPRLDGFAPAEYQGKPDEIRKWGVEEMIHTGRAAAAMGCTVVTGFMGSPIWKYLYSFPQTSDEMIEEGYEKVKELWTPIFDEFDKLGVKFALEVHPSEIAYDYWSTKKLFEVFEDRPTLGLNFDPSHLIWQGVSPHLFLRDFAYRTYHVHMKDASVTLDGRSGILGSHLAFGDSRRGWNFRSIGHGQVDFDAIIRELNDMDYTGPLSVEWEDNGMDREFGAAESLEYVRKMNFSPSTVNFDGAMEN, encoded by the coding sequence ATGGGAAGACCTGTAACAATTTTTACCGGACAATGGGCAGACATACCCTTTAACGACCTTTGCCCCCTGATTAAAAAAATTGGATACGACGGATTGGAGATTGCCTGCTGGGGTGATCATATGGATGTCCGTAAAGCCTCTTCAGACAAATCATATGTTGAAGAAAAACTGGAAACTCTTAAGAAAAACGGTTTAAAGAGCTTTGCTCTGGGAGCCCACCTCTCAGGACAATGTGTGGGTGATTATAACGACCCCCGACTTGATGGATTCGCACCTGCAGAATATCAGGGAAAGCCTGATGAAATCCGCAAATGGGGAGTCGAAGAGATGATCCATACAGGACGAGCCGCAGCAGCCATGGGTTGTACTGTTGTTACCGGTTTTATGGGCTCTCCCATATGGAAGTACCTCTACTCTTTCCCCCAGACCAGTGATGAGATGATAGAAGAGGGATATGAGAAAGTAAAAGAGCTCTGGACCCCTATCTTTGATGAGTTTGACAAGCTGGGTGTCAAGTTTGCCCTTGAAGTTCACCCCTCTGAAATAGCCTATGACTACTGGTCAACAAAGAAACTCTTTGAAGTCTTTGAAGACCGCCCCACCCTGGGATTGAACTTTGACCCCAGCCATCTGATTTGGCAGGGAGTAAGTCCCCACCTCTTCCTGAGAGACTTTGCTTATAGAACTTACCATGTACATATGAAGGACGCTTCTGTGACTCTTGATGGCCGTAGCGGAATATTAGGTTCTCATCTGGCCTTCGGAGACAGCCGCAGAGGATGGAACTTCAGATCTATCGGTCACGGACAGGTTGATTTTGATGCAATCATCCGTGAACTGAATGATATGGACTATACAGGTCCCCTCTCTGTGGAATGGGAAGATAACGGAATGGATAGAGAATTCGGTGCTGCTGAATCTCTTGAATACGTCAGGAAGATGAATTTTTCACCTTCCACAGTCAATTTTGACGGTGCAATGGAGAACTGA
- a CDS encoding mechanosensitive ion channel family protein: MNKLLTKYIYSLPSQWGWSDQWDSLFRIFVLILIIGLLTWLVRIIANLIIKKPLTRIVEKSRFHWDDIALKTGVFRNTVNLIPALFLWNMMFIALPDASESRLVVQKAVSLWILVVFARILISVIDALHAMYNRRSSAAQHPIKGVLQAVKIVILVAIGLIGIAIITGNPISGVLGGLGALSAVIMLIFKDPILGLVSGFQLAANDMVSIGDWIEVPAYGADGDVIDIGLQTVTVQNWDKTYSTIPVSALLSGTFKNWRGMTHAGGRRIKRSIPLNMNSIRYLTNDEIRELEDIHILKPYLKQRKDEILKWNKLNNIDEENDARVNGRHMTNIGVFRAYVGFYLKSHPSVRQDMTLLVRQLEPGPKGLPLEIYVFSNDLNWGNFENIQSDIFDHLLASLSHFGLKVFQEPTGLDFAELR, translated from the coding sequence ATGAACAAATTGTTGACGAAATACATATACTCTCTTCCATCTCAGTGGGGCTGGAGTGATCAGTGGGATTCTCTATTCAGAATTTTTGTTTTAATTCTGATCATCGGGCTCCTTACCTGGCTTGTCCGGATTATTGCAAATCTTATTATTAAAAAACCTCTGACTAGAATTGTTGAGAAATCCCGATTTCATTGGGATGATATAGCACTTAAAACGGGTGTATTCAGAAATACAGTCAATCTGATTCCGGCTCTCTTTCTCTGGAATATGATGTTTATCGCTCTACCTGATGCCAGTGAGAGTCGTCTGGTTGTTCAAAAAGCAGTCAGCCTCTGGATACTGGTTGTGTTTGCACGAATACTGATCTCTGTTATTGATGCTCTTCATGCAATGTATAACAGGCGGTCCAGTGCTGCACAGCATCCTATTAAGGGTGTTCTTCAGGCAGTAAAGATAGTCATTCTGGTTGCCATAGGGCTTATCGGTATTGCTATCATAACCGGAAATCCCATATCGGGTGTTCTAGGCGGACTGGGTGCTCTTTCTGCAGTGATTATGCTCATTTTCAAAGATCCCATCCTGGGTCTTGTATCCGGGTTTCAGCTGGCTGCCAATGATATGGTAAGCATCGGGGACTGGATTGAGGTTCCGGCTTACGGAGCAGATGGAGATGTTATCGATATCGGCCTCCAAACCGTTACCGTACAGAACTGGGACAAAACCTACTCAACCATCCCTGTATCGGCCCTTCTTTCAGGAACTTTTAAAAACTGGAGAGGGATGACACATGCCGGAGGGCGCAGGATAAAGAGATCCATCCCTTTAAACATGAACAGTATCCGTTATTTAACTAATGATGAAATCAGAGAACTTGAAGATATTCATATCCTGAAACCTTATCTGAAGCAGCGGAAGGATGAAATCCTGAAATGGAATAAATTAAACAATATTGATGAGGAAAATGATGCCAGGGTCAATGGACGCCATATGACGAATATCGGCGTGTTCAGAGCCTATGTGGGCTTCTATCTTAAATCACACCCCTCGGTGCGCCAGGATATGACCCTCCTTGTGCGGCAGCTTGAACCGGGACCGAAGGGGCTCCCCCTGGAGATCTATGTCTTTTCCAATGATCTCAACTGGGGTAATTTCGAGAATATTCAATCAGATATATTTGATCATCTCCTGGCATCCCTTTCTCACTTTGGTTTAAAAGTGTTTCAGGAACCCACGGGGCTTGATTTTGCGGAGCTGCGTTAA
- a CDS encoding RNA polymerase sigma factor, whose product MKTSLNRSNNDWILYLNKEHAEYNRTLEELREYLLNGLGYSFKNHKKLNKENLEDLCQEAMIRIVGNIDTYSGEALFTSWAMKIAVNTVLNEIRHKSWQNVSLEKFEKDESFLNTAKGYPIYMSPEKKLLRKEMAQLCNTLIDEELSQKQRTAMVYRMKYAMPLDEIARRTGSTRNGIYKLLHDARMKLKTAIESRGINSIDIAEMGN is encoded by the coding sequence GTGAAGACATCTTTAAACAGAAGCAACAATGATTGGATTCTTTACCTCAATAAGGAACATGCTGAATATAACAGGACTCTGGAAGAACTGAGGGAATATCTATTAAATGGATTAGGATATAGCTTCAAAAATCATAAGAAGCTTAACAAAGAGAATCTGGAAGATCTCTGTCAGGAGGCAATGATCAGAATAGTGGGAAATATAGACACATATTCCGGAGAGGCTCTTTTTACCAGCTGGGCAATGAAAATTGCGGTTAATACTGTTTTAAATGAAATTAGACATAAATCCTGGCAAAATGTGTCTTTAGAAAAATTTGAAAAAGATGAATCCTTCCTGAATACAGCAAAGGGTTATCCAATATATATGTCGCCTGAAAAAAAATTATTGAGAAAAGAGATGGCCCAACTATGCAATACTCTCATTGATGAAGAACTAAGTCAGAAACAGAGAACCGCTATGGTTTACAGAATGAAATATGCCATGCCTCTGGATGAAATTGCCAGACGGACAGGGTCTACCAGAAATGGAATCTATAAACTGCTTCATGATGCCAGGATGAAATTAAAAACAGCCATAGAATCAAGGGGTATAAACAGCATTGATATCGCCGAGATGGGAAATTAG
- a CDS encoding Gfo/Idh/MocA family protein: protein MIEASKSNNASGKITYGMVGGGGGSFIGEVHRKAIGLDGKATLAAGCFSRSLPLTLETGETLGVSKDRLYESYMEMAEAESEREDGINFVSIVTPNSSHFTIARAFLENGINVVCDKPLTTNYDEAIQLQKLAEDKNLLFAVTYTYTGYPAVKQAREMIKQGEIGDIRFVNAEYPQEWLAEAVENDPANKQAAWRTDPAQSGISNCVGDIGSHVENMISYVTGLEIEQLSARLDKMVDGRKLDDNAVIMLNYKGGAKGLYWSSQIAWGHDNDLSFRIYGSEGSISWRQEDPNYLKISKKGEHVKVASRGRDDFYDHPASYIRLPSGHVEGYLEAFANIYSTYIDAVSVKNSGGIPTEDQLDFPTPLDGANGVNFIEKCVESSEKNSNWIDF from the coding sequence ATGATTGAAGCAAGTAAAAGTAACAATGCATCTGGGAAAATCACTTATGGAATGGTCGGCGGAGGAGGCGGATCTTTCATTGGTGAAGTTCACAGAAAAGCTATAGGCCTGGATGGAAAAGCAACCCTGGCAGCAGGCTGTTTCTCCCGATCCCTCCCTCTGACCCTTGAAACAGGAGAAACCCTGGGAGTCAGTAAGGACCGTCTTTACGAATCCTATATGGAAATGGCCGAAGCGGAATCTGAAAGAGAAGACGGAATTAATTTTGTATCCATCGTTACCCCCAACAGCTCCCACTTCACCATTGCCAGAGCATTTCTGGAAAACGGCATAAATGTTGTATGTGATAAGCCCCTGACAACAAACTACGATGAAGCGATTCAGCTTCAAAAACTGGCAGAAGACAAAAACCTTCTCTTTGCGGTGACCTATACCTACACAGGATACCCCGCCGTAAAACAGGCTAGAGAGATGATAAAACAGGGAGAAATCGGTGATATACGTTTTGTAAACGCTGAATACCCTCAGGAATGGCTGGCGGAAGCCGTTGAAAACGACCCTGCTAATAAACAGGCCGCCTGGCGGACTGATCCTGCTCAGTCAGGAATTTCAAACTGTGTAGGTGATATAGGAAGTCATGTTGAAAACATGATCTCCTACGTTACAGGACTGGAGATAGAGCAGCTCAGTGCCAGACTGGACAAAATGGTGGATGGCAGAAAACTGGATGACAATGCAGTCATAATGCTCAACTACAAGGGTGGAGCAAAAGGTCTTTACTGGTCCTCTCAGATCGCCTGGGGTCATGATAATGACCTTAGTTTCAGGATCTACGGTTCTGAAGGTTCCATATCCTGGCGTCAGGAAGATCCCAACTATCTGAAAATATCCAAGAAAGGTGAACATGTCAAAGTGGCATCCCGTGGGCGTGATGATTTTTATGATCATCCTGCATCATATATCCGGCTCCCCTCAGGTCATGTAGAGGGCTATCTTGAAGCCTTCGCCAACATTTATTCAACCTATATCGATGCTGTTTCGGTCAAGAACAGCGGTGGAATTCCCACAGAAGATCAACTTGATTTCCCCACTCCCCTTGATGGTGCCAATGGTGTCAATTTCATTGAAAAATGTGTTGAAAGCTCAGAGAAAAACTCAAACTGGATTGATTTCTGA